The Rhizoctonia solani chromosome 1, complete sequence sequence CTGCAGCACAGTCCGGTCCACATGCGGAAACACATCGCAAGTTCAATGttccctccccctcctcctccaccaccaccaccgtgCCCAATGACGCTACCTCCGCCATTCGCATACCCCATTGCCGAACTGGCCCGACTCCCGCGATCACGATAGCTATCCCGGCTGTACACACTCCCTCTCGATCCCGATACGACGACAAGTGCGGCTCGGGGCTCCGCATCCCGCCGCTCTGGCTGGGGGACAGGGGCGGTAAATCGGAG is a genomic window containing:
- a CDS encoding Nascent polypeptide-associated complex subunit alpha, muscle-specific form, which produces MSPSGDGRPVSIRSLRQTDTASSLRFTAPVPQPERRDAEPRAALVVVSGSRGSVYSRDSYRDRGSRASSAMGYANGGGSVIGHGGGGGGGGGGNIELAMCFRMWTGLAYLEDERRMNGSVGHEYG